In the genome of Choristoneura fumiferana chromosome 21, NRCan_CFum_1, whole genome shotgun sequence, the window NNNNNNNNNNNNNTTGGCATgcgccatttttttaaataaaaacaagtagttAATATCCAATAACCAAACCTCATTATTTAAGGTAaccttgttttatttaattccagaacaatacaggttcaactataaaaaaggtatattaggtacaataaattaaataaactaaactataataaatctaaaaatggaccctgcggcatggtaccaaagatgctggcagcatttccccgctggatcgcaagactgatgcgtgagcgagaaactgccagctcttcggtctcctgtggtatctctgagtctctttgataagATCTTTGAAGAGATCAGAGCGCAGGCCCCAGACCaaggtctcgacgccgaaaggtacaaaatcatattcggcaccgagaccactgtattttcctgctttggcagtttccgccatttctgctgctgctgctgcccttattgatgttcggtggagatgagacggCCAGTGTGTCAACACAAGTTGCATCCCATACTAGCACACGTCCCATACTCCACGGAATCAGCGACATTCCGTCCGGTCTCTTGCCGTCATTTCTAGATATGCCTGTTGGCTCTAAATAGCCGGCACATTGACCGTAGCAAGAGACCGACGGATAATATCATTAAGGGCACATGTCTTGAGAAACGACCCGCACTTCTCTGGCAGGAAAGACCTTGATGCCAAGCCGGTCCACGTCGTTTCCGCAGGACACCGATGTGGGGCGCAGACCGGGACCCCGAGGCGTAGGCATACCGACAGTCGCAGGGTATTGGTTCTAGGAAGGTGCCCATGTTTCGGGAGGGGAGCGCGTGGAGCCAATAACCAGCTTCTCTTGTGCCTGCAGCTAATAATCTGGCTCGTCCAGCAGTGCAGGATTCGCGGAGTAGTGATTCTTGGATAATTTAGATATAGTGTCGTCCCAGCTCCGTTgcgattttggattttccggAAAATTTGACTGGGGCAAGCAATTGACCAAGCGTTTTTGGCGTCTTCCAAGTCCGAGATCTCATAGTTTGTGCGTAGGATTTTGCCTATGAGACTGATCGAGCTATGGACTGACGACAAAAAGGCTGTAACGCGACATCCGAAATTTTGCGGATCCCTAAACCACCGTACCGAATGGGGAGGGATCCTTGGGTCCACGACTGCTCGCTAAGTTGACAATTAAGGATAGCTTCCAAATTAGTTTTGATCAGATTATCCATTTTGATATTTCCAGAGAGGGGAGCAGCGTAGCACGTAAGTTAATTTAGGAACGAAAAGGCAAAATTTAATGACAGACAATGCGTAATGTGGGCTAATTTCAAGAAGGCGATGAGaaagattttcgaatttagatttgcaattttgaatatATCCGGCAAAGCTGTCTTCAAAAATGGGGGATCCTAGGAGGCAAAGCGTATTCTTATCAAGTATTTTAATGTTTGGTGCAAGTTGGTTGAATTTTAGTTTCAGGTTGTCGACATTTGTGTtggaatttggaatatataGTTCACATTTGTTGAAATTAAGTTCAAGAccaatagatttgaatttgtCAATTATTAAAGAAAGGTCGGATAGTACAGAGTCTGCATTACCTCCTAAGGTCCCGTCATCCAAATACCATACATTAATTTTGATGTCAAATTTGAATTATTGGATTTATTGCCAAGCTGAAAATTGCAGGCCCCAGGGGATCACCTTGCTGACAGCCGACTTCGGATGACAACTCGTTTGAACGGTACATCAACTTCGTTGGATCTGCATAGCAGTGAAGGAGATAATTGTAAATTTCGGGAATGTTCGATTTAATTTCGGAGAGCAAGGCGTCCCTATTTACCGAATTGAAGGCGTTTTTACATCAATTTTGAGCAACACTTCACACTGACCGTCACTAAGGTAGTAGGTCCGAAGGGCATGTACAGCGGCCTCGCAGCCTCCTTGGACTCCGAATCCTAACTGAACCGGTTCAAacagttttttgtattttggtaAGACGTATCGAACTGCAATTTTAGAGGCCAGTCGACGAAGTGTTGCGCCCACAGCGATAGGCCTTACTCCTCCGTTTTCTTCGTTAATGCGATTAGATTTGCGCCATATAACACGGGTATGATATCTGGTGGATGTTGCCCAAGTACATGAAATTTATTAAGTTGGTGATACAGGAAATGAGTCGTTCACCTGCGTCTCCCACGGATGGGGACGTCAGGTCTTTTAAATGTTGAGGAGTAAGGCCATCTAACCCCGCTGCAGAGCCTGTTTTAAATGAATGAATAGCGCTTACAACATCGGTGTTTTTGGTCTGTAGGCACGACTGGGTTGCTGTAGGTGGGTCCAAAAAGTAGGGAGTTGCTGGGCCGGGTGGGTGCTTGGTTTGTAGGGCCGAAAGGGTGTCAGGGTTATCTGGCGATAGCACGTCACTAGAAAAAAGAAGGCGGGCGGCGCCTTTTAGATCTCCGTCACCAATTTTGTTTTCAATGGATTTGATGCGATTGTGGGTTGATGTCTGCCGAGCATGTGTAATCGGAGGGATGAACTGAGTGAGCAgttattctaattttttgcGTTAAAGATAGGTTCTGATCATcgtttttagcgtgaaggataACGAAAGGAAAAAAGAAGAGATTATGCCAGTCTTTTGGCGAGTTTGATTCATAGCATTTTTGTATAAGGTCGGCGAGGTGAGTTGCGACGGAGATTCTGGCCCCGCGGGGAATTCGTTTTACCACCTGAACGTTGTTTTTTAAAAGGCTAAGATGGATTTGAATCGGATGGGTAGAATGTAAGGGCAGTGAATTACTTAAGTATAGAGGGGAGGCGTCTTGACTGAGGCAGGTGCGATGAGATTTGGCCTTGTGAATGTTTAAGCCTCTACTGGTTTGAAAAGATTTTGAACATAAGTGGCATGGGTGGTTATTTGTTAATGTGCTATTACCAGATTGGGTCGCGGcctgcataaaaaaaaatattcaattaaaacttacctacaacaacaataaccaatataaaattaaaagaagaaTTAAATGTGGAACACAGGTATGGTATGGTAAAAAAGGGCACCAAAAATTAAGTTAACACGCTTAGAAACACCTTGTTTTTATTAACGATTTAATACTTAAATCGCATTATTTCCCAACATCTGCAAGGTCACCGACTCACTTCCTGCATCTTGCAGACTTGCAGTGTATAATTTCATGCACCGTTGAATCTGGCACTGATTAAGGATAAACAGTAAACGATAGTCATGTTGTAggctatacttacttatatttaacccccgatgcaaaatagatggaccgatttcgatgtatttttttatgtgaaatcgAGTTTCCTATATACGCAGGTTGTTAGCTGTTATTGAAccttgaaatgacaatgtcgaaggttttcaaattttctattttttttccctCTAATGGCTTGACGCATTTTTACTTAACAACACTATAGGTACTACTATACTTTGTTTCTACGGCAGGGGAAAAAACCAACATTaaagaagtatatattttgtccgatgcacttttttatcatttgctcttcGTGCAAACTTTCAAAGTACGGcctgttagtggtcactcaagacaTGCTCAAGACAATAAAACGTGTTGtgtcatgttttagaatgacgttgagagatacatgcgaaaggttgttTGTGGGTTGGCCATAGTAGGAAGGattttcgcctgccgtagaaacagagtataagtatatttaatcatttaataaacaaaaaatcaaaataaaaaagtatttaaaaaaaaacacttggtATATTACGCATAATTAGTCTATAATAGATACTAATAACAACCATTGCTTTCTTTCAGAAACATAGGCCACGTCAAGGCATCTGGCAACAGGGACCTGTGGCTGTGGCAACTCAATGACCCAGGGCTGGAGAAATTTGACTACCTACAGGACGCACGATTATTCTTCCTTACCTCGGACGCCTGGTTATTAGAAGCAGATCACCTGGCAGACTGTGATATTGTCGTATTGGATACAAAGGACATCACGCTGAGGATATTGACGAAGTTGAATATATCGGTGGCGCGGAAACTAGGAAAATATCAGGAGGTGAGAGATTTTTGGTATCCTTTCCTGTTCTGTGttctctgaatccattaattgttcaggaattgttataaaacaaacctaacctaacctacaggtTTAAAGGatgactatttaaaaaaattacgatttCGGCGGAAAAAtatatgagtaaaaaaatatttatgtaaacatTACAGGAAGCAATGCCGATACGATTGAAGCAAATCCACATATACAACGCGCCAGGTTTTATCGACAAAATATTCTCGGTAATGAAACAATTTTTGCACAAGGACATGGCTGAAATGGTAAgcattttatacctacctagtacctaaacatacattttcatttttttcacttctctcTTACCAACTGTTCTCTTTCAATTTCCTCCAACGTTGTGCCGTCATTAGCTTTCCGCATCCATTTTTTCCTTCCTTGTACATAATATAGATTAAAGATTGTAATACCTATAAATAGTGTTATAGTATACACTGGATCACAGCATAATCCAGAATATTTTAGCGGATAGTTAGGCAAAATTGAACAACCCACCCACCATACACCAATGTAGattatttttaggtttttaattaggtaatgCGGACTAATGTTTCCGTATGTACATTGGACGATGTATTGTAAGTTTACCGCATCGAAGGCTTATCTAAattttgaatcaaaaaatcattaaaaaaatgttataacaaaaatagaaccgactgcaaaaaaacatgaaaataattttctaccagtctgaagtcggtgcctcagcggacctataatcgtctacctcacctacaactatactaagtagtatattgggcttcaatcactcctgctggctcgtgcttaggcaccgacttcagactggtagaaaattattttcatgctcggtttttgttataatttttttttcacgctttttactgtaaaagatctaagataggtacaatagtttaatgtcaactgctttttacgaaaaattgctttttccgatgcagagacgttcattattgatgagtcctggtgcttcatcacccttTCCATTTCACATGAGCtttaattgcttagcaactgcgttaaagtaattgaaattcaacccgtgaagtgaagtacttgttattgagaagtcgctccattggttaaatttggtcttcatcatcagttccacttcaccaaatgatgattttcaagagcaaatgcacgagttactcctaaatatatcgaaattaccatagatGCTCCTACAATATTTGttgagttccctcgatttccttataATTCAATCATCAggtcctgatttggtgctttgGGACCTAATTGAACACATTCccagacgaacgcaaaaaaaattcaaatcggttcataaatgacggagtctcctccttttttaagttggttaaaaaaactCTTACTGGTTGTTCATACGTTAACTCAAAATTTGCTTGTGTATtctgcttttattttaaaacaccttgtataggtaGAAAGTATTAAAAAAGATGTAGAAATATATCCAATACCTAAATGGATTCAAATAATAGTTCAACAAGTATAAACGTTTTAAAAAGTCATACCAATGCGATCGAAAGATCTGTCATTTGATGTAGATACCTAATagacgtacctacctaatctataaataaaaacaaatactaaaaacagaataaaatgcaacaaacgtgattttttgcagtttttgctcgatattagtcacttaaaataaattaaaataaaataaatattaaaggggggctcccatacaacaaacgtgttttttctaatgtctaatgttgtatagataatggtacggaacccttcgtgcgcgagtcccactcgcacttggcaggttttttttatttagttgacaaaagaaaaaatatgtgtccaatagtttttataagctaactatttatttttactagctgttgtccgcaaTTTTGTCTGCCTCCCGCGAGAACTATATCCATGTTAAAACAGATTAAAAGCtgattatttcaataaaaaatacacgtacatttcattaattaactactaaatccttaattaataggattgttgcagtcaatgtttataatattacttgattatttAGAAtgaatagatataataattataattttaatattttactctgAGTAGGTAGTTAATACGagtacaatttttatttaaggagaTAGGTTTAACCATCGCATAAAGATACGCTTAatcttgttgtgtttgctatttaCAATTTCTTGCACAGTTTCAAATGgaaatttattaagtactagagtttacccgtggcttcgcacgcgtaaactattaaaTAGTTACaactgaaattccgggattttataaagttcctgtgggaaatcccaaaatttatatcgtaatcttcattcgGGTGTAGTGTtgagaacaactatcccgtgggaatattggaataaaagtagcctatgtgttatttcagacatccagctatctacataccaaatttcatgactctaaacccagtgtaATCTGGCGCGCAGCAATGAATGGgcaaagagctttacagactgtaATGCAGGACAATGAATAGATATCTTTTCCCTCtttggcaacactggcatagataatagatcgctcgtttttggatcgaaattcgaacttgtgattttattttacttaatatacaaaacccaatatcatattttctcaagtttttcgcgattcccaaggtcaaagaatcgaattgctttaaaattccagagaaataatgcgttgtttgggagaaacgtgtcaaaatggtgttgtagagcgccatcctgttCTGTCTtgttttttgtcccgttctggcggttcacttttatattatagatgcaAGGCAGAGTGGACGTCAATTTGATGTCAATACTCTCTGGCCAAAAACATTATGACgacgattcgatttgtagcattcgaacatggcggatgtagacgatatctaattttgtatttctgcttctttggctagttgaagtataattttgatagtgtattatgcgacgattaaccttaacagtgaacagtgatcacaaaattctatattgctctcgtgtctgacattttttaatgcgcaagtggtctcggcgtggtttctggaattttgctatcaagttgcaaaaactacaatcaccgtacaacatgcataagaagaatattatttatctttaatttaactgacattggcccaagccttatggccgccattaagaggaataaataaataaacattatgaCATCTGGGTATAACATAGGTTGGCAAGTTAGATAGATTTCGCAAGGATTTCGATCaatgaaagaacttttaaaatcggttcagcagttccAGTGATTATCGCTACGtgcaaacagacaaacagtTTGTAAGCTCTTTACTAAAATAGCACACAGATGATACGAAATAAACCGGCTTATCTCTTATTATTTCAGATCCATTTCCATTTACCAAACTCCGACACCCTGTACAAGTATATAAGTAAGGATGACCTGCCCTCCGACTTCGGTGGAAACCTTCCTAGCATGAGTGAACACATGGAGAGGGTTCTCAAAGTTTTGTATAAACATAGGTAAGTTATTGATGGATCTTAATTAATGTattatatactcgtaagtaggtaaatacgtTGCGTTCTGAgtcctagttttttttaaccccctagAAGTATAGCCCTAGAAGTGTGTCACTAGTTTTGGTgatttggatattatttcaacattaatgaaaaatatattcaataaacaatttgtactttataaagtacattcggtcgtccttcttagtgttaattggttctttataaagtacgcgaggactcacgAGGGTATGTTAACAGTAATTTTATGGAGAGCGCCTCTGAAATATATATAATGaatactgtgcccttagtgtaagtattcggttacaaaatacgtctcgatcgcgttcgcgttaaaatctcaatttgtatgcaaacacgaacagcgcctctagcgttTGCGATGATCGTGTTtgtatacaaattgagattttaacgcgaacgcgatcgagacgtattttgtaaccgaaaacttacactaagggcactgaaatCGTTGGCCACGTCGCGTCGCCTGTAGTCGTTCATAGCAGTCGTCACTGTTCACAGCCTGCCAGCAGGAACTCGACATACAATAGTAACATTTTACTATGAAATTGATTAATCTTGTCCCCCTCGGCCGCTCTCGTGTTGATATTAACAATTGATCTTGTTCTGTGTTGCAGGGAAACTTTGTTGAACGACAATTTGTGGACGGCTCCTGAGAAAAAATCTAAGAAGAAATCAAAAAATGCTTCAGCTGTAGTCACTCAAAGTACTGACGAGATGTCCTTCCGCTCTCTTGCCATAGATTAAAAGACTTACttaataacaatataattttataagtgaATGAAATGGAGAATTTCACTGCTTtcacaatggttttaaaaacagCTAAAGATATTCTTACCGACTGTTAATGATGGAACTTAGAAAATATCACATTTCGTAGGATTATCATATATGTATATCGATTTCATAGAATGTTTCTTGAACTTTTTgaattccgtagccaaaatggcaaaaatctATCCTACCCTAGgaatattttgattaaaatgaaaaaagaagTTCTAAAGTCCTAAAAATTATGCCTCCCTCAGAACCCTTCGTAAAGATATGCGTTTCGTCGACTATTTTACTCGGTTCCATTTTCAGCGATCCATTAGGTACTGAAAAATCTTTGGCTGCAGTATTATATGTAGGTTAAACGTAGGTGTTTAGTTTTATGGGTACATGGTACCAGTTTTGGTCGATAAACTTTTAGAAGTATTTATAACTAAGCAGGgtagtttaggtatttttatgatctTACCATTCCTTGTAGGTTTCCATAGCATAGAGTAAAATAGATGAAAGAACTAAatatttccttataaaatatgcctaatcATTTTCAGATATTTTGCGTCAAAAGAAACATGAACTTtattactttaataataaagtacatgtgccgatatttttgaccacctaggccgctccgaaatatctgatggcgactgtacaatttgataaataattGCGTGACGTCGAGGGTTGAGGCGATTCTACGAGTAAGTTAATAAGTATTGTATTTCTAAAAATGTACACGCATTTAAGTAGGATAGCGCTGCAAAAGTTATTATGTAGGCGCGAAGTTTGAGTATTTTTTGCCTATAATTACAGGGAAGAAttttttgatatatatttttgagtTCCAGCGCTTGAAAAGTTCGTTCAAAACTAAAACATAGCTCAAAgccttaataaaatattgtctCTACACCGAACGTTCTAACCCAGAGTTCGTGTAATAAAACCGATTAGAGCCGAATCGTCTCGTAATGATTTGCTTTCATTAatgtaaaagtttaaaaaagatATAAGTTGAACTCTCGTTTCTGGTGTACTAGATCGTTCAAAGGAATCTCTCTATGAAGGAAGCAATGAAGGAAGAAATATCTTTATGGGATACCTGTTTGTCCTGAAACCTAATAATTtcataaagagttattgtattgtgcaATAAATACAACTAAAACTGTAAGAGTAGGTAACCGCTGgctgcacgattttttttttaacaggtgtgtgtgtgtgcatacGCATTCGCGCACGCGCGTGTGTTTttgttataaagttttttttttgttagccaaACATAAAAAAGAAAGTTTAAAGATACTGTTGCTCTTTTGTTCTGTGAAACAAAacgtcatttatttttaataataatttatgtcGTCATCAACACGcgtatgtataataaatataataataataataatttatgttgTCATCAACACGCGTATATGATGCCCAATGGGTCTTCTCAATCTCTATCCtgtattttttagttattaCATTACCTACTACCGAATGAGACAAAGTTGTAATTTAAGGGTGGGCcgatatttgtataattttaccgTATACATCGTAGGTTCTCTATCTCGTAATGCTGTTGTAATGATATTTAGTTTTGGCGCGAAGAGATACCCATAACTCGATACGAATACGCATAATCTCAATGcactaaaatatgtatatggaTCTCTCCCAATCttgccccctgtaccacaaaagttacaagttcTAACAATTCTATAAAATTGTAGTTTCTCttagtaaaatgttacaattttgtagaattgtagcacttgtaacttttgtggtacaggggcttGGTcttgggtgaagaccaaaaagttgcacaccgttaaagctgcgttagcacgtagttttaatttccattaactttttccactgtgacacgaaaattaatcatacatttgtatggatacaaAACTACATGCTAAAACTACGTGCTAACGCaactttaacggtgtgcaactttttggtcttcaccctctTTGCGATTCGATTCGGCTTTCCAAACTCAAGTCAATAAATTATATGAAgtatgtattatatataattatataagagTAGCTGTTTTTGTAGGCCTCAATAGCCATCTTTTGTAATCTACAGTCATAGACGAAGAATCTAAATCTGTTTCGTGCATGATGTTTGTTAGTCTCTCGGTAGGTATACATATGTTTATAATATAGTTTATAGTAATTATTGTGATGTTAGTAGATACTTAATAGTGTTGCAAAatgcataaatataaatatgtgatTATTGTAGGTAAGTATCTATTGATAGTGCCGGAGAGAGTGTTCAAGAATATGCTATTTACGTAAATCAgaacaataaaatcaataatcCACTAATTTTCTCTATCACACTTctccatttttgtatttatttttacggttGATGATAGAGTTCGAACCCCGATCCTAGCCTTGCCTTATTTTCCGAGCGATGGTTATAGTCTAGTGGATTATTagttagggtaggtacctagttaagtCCTTTGCTAAACGACAGGCGAGACGTGCCGTTTGCTTGACGTTTTTGATGATTATGAATTATCATAATGTCATATCATAATGTTGAGAAccataaacaattactttgctcaccaaCCTTACCTTAAGGTCACGGGTGAACAAAGTATTGTATAacgttcattgatatggatctccgcaaaaaGACgcctaaattaataaattataatgttaAGACATCGTCAAGTGAACCGTACCGCGGCTGGGTGTGGCACAACCTTAAAACtggccaatatttttttaaatttctgagATTTTGTCTGCATAGCAAAAATGCCCCATTTTCTAAGTAACTTAAgatgaacattaaaaaaattaaattgtgtattatgttttatttgctTTATAGGGACCCTAGAAACCACCTAGTCACCTAAAAGAAGAACTACTATGACGCATTGTAGATAGATAGAACTGGTGATGTTATTGAAATTTCTCAATACGGAATTCAACTGAAAACTTCTGCAATATACCCAGTATACACCAAACAAATACATTCGCTTATCTGTCAATCTTGAAAGGTCGTTCACATTACAAGCTTGGTACAGTCACCACGTGTGGATAGATATttgatacgactatttctagggcctgtggcggatattaatgcaggtatagaggtacagtcaagtgcaaaaaaaatatctattcgaaccactcaaaaataatGTTACCACGGCGTCAAAACGTGAGAATAAGAAtatgtggtacatatttttgaacgGTTACATAAGTccttatttttgcactcgatTGTACCTATAAAACCATTTTAAATTCATCACTGTCCTTCAATCCATTCCAAAACAGAGAACAGGTAAGAAGATACCTGAACAAAATTcactaataagtacctacctaaataataCGGTACGCTTCAAAGTGTGTCCAGGCCACTTTTACAACAAAAACATGAACATGAAATGCATACGATTAGATTCTAGTGGAGGgaaatactttaaaataaatgtcttcCTACTTAATTGACCGGCTTTGATAAGGTATTGATAACGCGATACTTGGTACTAATCATGGCGTGTACGCGCCACTCATACGTAGTGCTGTATCTGTCGCGATATTCGCTAGACGCCTCCCGTTTTTAATTGAGCCGCCTTGAACAAACCTAACGTCCAGTTAGACTTAATGCTCGCAAACGTTCGACCAAATtggtaaattattttgtttgtttcgttttggTGCTATAAGTACGGCTTTGATAAGTTTCGTACAGGGTTTGTTTTAAATGTGAAACGGGTGAATGATTACGTATGTAAACAGGAAATAATGATTCGTTTTATCTGTTcattataaataagtacaaaaaagaCCTAACGTTAATTAGCAACAGTAATTATCGTTACCTTTACATACAAATTATAAGATTGAACGATTGACAATGTTTCGAAGTTTGAAATTAAGAAGTGATTAGTGATGGTGGCAGTTATTAACTTCATTTATCATCAACGTATTTCAGTGTCTCGAACGCATATAAGCGTTTTGCACTATCACAATGCTTTGAACAATACAGGGAGTTTTTAGTTCTTATAACGTCGATGTCTTACTACGAAAGAACTACGAATTTTGGGCTCTAGCACTGCGGTTCTCCGTAATATTTTCCCAGAAAGGCCTCATGAAGTCTAATTATCGAAGCGCACCGAAGACCACGACTGGGTCAGAGGGGCTACTAAGatattcggaaatcgaagttcgtgtcgtacctctcgttttaaataatgtaagcggCAGCG includes:
- the LOC141439626 gene encoding alpha-tocopherol transfer protein-like, translating into MTEAKSPEELQKDLEQLKGWVAQQPHMPKDMDDKLLRRFLHSCYYDMGKAQKAMETFSSLRASSPELFKNRDPLSAETQHFLKIINIGHVKASGNRDLWLWQLNDPGLEKFDYLQDARLFFLTSDAWLLEADHLADCDIVVLDTKDITLRILTKLNISVARKLGKYQEEAMPIRLKQIHIYNAPGFIDKIFSVMKQFLHKDMAEMIHFHLPNSDTLYKYISKDDLPSDFGGNLPSMSEHMERVLKVLYKHRETLLNDNLWTAPEKKSKKKSKNASAVVTQSTDEMSFRSLAID